The following nucleotide sequence is from Chitinivibrio alkaliphilus ACht1.
AGGGCAATCTCATCGTAACCACTCGCCCCCTTGAGATCACCGTCGATGATACAAGTAAGGTGTATGGCGATCTCTATGAGTTTGATAATGAAGAATACAGCATAAGCTCTGGCGATTTGGTATCCGGTCATACCTTAAGTTTAGCCCTTTCCAGTGATGGCGCTGCGGAAGCTGCTGAGACAGGCTCCTATGATATCGCCATAGGCTCAGTTGAAATTATGGATGGTGGACAAGATGTCACGTCCAATTAT
It contains:
- a CDS encoding MBG domain-containing protein, whose translation is GNLIVTTRPLEITVDDTSKVYGDLYEFDNEEYSISSGDLVSGHTLSLALSSDGAAEAAETGSYDIAIGSVEIMDGGQDVTSNY